The Aliidiomarina minuta nucleotide sequence TAAACGACAACCATCGGGCGTAAATTCATCACCCAATACGATTTGCCCATCAAAGACACCAAATTCCAGTTTATAGTCCACTAACAATAAACCTGCATCTTCAAATAATTGCTTAAGCACATCGTTAACTTTATATGTCAGTCGCTTCATTTCTTCGATATGCGCAGGTGTCGCCCAGCCAAACGTCTCGATGTGCGATTCGTTAATCATGGGATCATGCAAAGCATCGTTCTTTAAAAAGAACTCAAAGGTTGGCGGGTTAAGTGTTTCACCCTCGGCCACACCAAGCCGACGTACCAAAGAGCCTGCAGCCAGATTTCGCACCACACACTCGACTGGAATCATATCCAGCTTCTTAACCAGAGATTCCGTATCCGATAGCAGTTCGTCTACCTGAGTAGGAATACCTGCAGCTTCCAGTTTACCCATAATAAAATGGTTAAACTTATTGTTAACCATGCCTTTACGGTCCAGCTGGTCAATTTTTTCACCGTCAAACGCCGACGTATCATTGCGAAATTGCAGGATCAAACGATCGACATCATCAGTCGTATAAACAGTTTTTGCTTTA carries:
- the purC gene encoding phosphoribosylaminoimidazolesuccinocarboxamide synthase — translated: MQKREELYRGKAKTVYTTDDVDRLILQFRNDTSAFDGEKIDQLDRKGMVNNKFNHFIMGKLEAAGIPTQVDELLSDTESLVKKLDMIPVECVVRNLAAGSLVRRLGVAEGETLNPPTFEFFLKNDALHDPMINESHIETFGWATPAHIEEMKRLTYKVNDVLKQLFEDAGLLLVDYKLEFGVFDGQIVLGDEFTPDGCRLWDAETREKLDKDRFRQGLGNVVEAYEEVARRLGVQL